The DNA window GTCCGGTTATGCCCGGACGCATACGCGTATAAATGTCCATTCTCGGATAAAGCTGATCTTGGCCTGTCATCATCGGACGAGGTCCGACCAACGACATATCTCCCTTGAGCACGTTCCAAAGCTGCGGAAGCTCGTCCATAGAGCTTTTGCGAAGGGCATGACCAATACGCGTGATCCGAGGATCGTGCGTCAGCTTCTGCTTGATGTCCCACTCTAGGCGCGCATCCGGGTTTGAAGCCAGGTAAGCCTCGAGCGTCGCATCCGCGTGTGGGACCATGGTACGCAGCTTCATCATGAAGAAGATGCGGCCATTCTTGCCGATCCGCGGTTGCCAATAAAACGGGTTGCGTCCGTCCAGAGCCACAGCCAATGCGAAAAGCGCTATCAGCGGCACAACGATGGGCAGCGACAGACCGACGAGCAGCACGTCGAATACACGCTTGAAAAAATGTGAATAAAATCCGACCCGACCTTCGAAGGACCTAACGACAAGGCCTTTGCCCGGACCTATTCCCTTCGGAACAAAAGTGCTTTCAAATTTTACAGTCATGACAATTTACGCCTAATTGCTAGAGCTATGGATAAGGAACCGGACAGCATCCGGAGAAGTGGTCTCTAATTTCCTAAAATAAGACACAATACCGACAACCTTTTGTCGAAGATACCTTTTACGATTGAGTAGTTCCCCTTGTGTAATAAGTTAACCGATGAAAGGCGTCCGCCAAAGAAATTTACGCGTACAACTAGGGCATAACCTTCAAAATTCTCGATATTTTTTCATTTAAGGTACTGAAATTTAATAATTTTTTCAAAATTAAATTAGGTTAACAAAAGTCTAATTCTTAATCGATTGTTCGGGATTTAACAACCCTTCAACACGCGCTGGTATCATCTCGACCCAGGTCGATAATCAGAGGTTGTGCAGAGTATGCGAATCACAGTTTTCCTCGAGTTCATGTGCGTGTTTCTGGTCGTGTGATCTGGCGCGGGCGAAATAAGGCAAACATGTGCAAAACAATCGTCTTGGGAAACAATGGTCTTGGGAATATGAGACTTAAATCGCTTAACTTTAAATCTTGATGCATGGCCTTGTCCGGTAAACAACTCCGATAAATCCAGTCCCGTTCCGCTATAGAGCTAATGTCGGTATCAATTCGGCCAACCCAATCTGGACGCATATTTCGTCATCGGGCTAGTGCGGATTACAAAAACAGTGGTTAAGTAACCTATACATCCTTTCAAATGAGGGTAAGCCTGCTTAATAAACCGCAAGCTGCCCTGTCCTTCAAAAATAGGTCGAACTAGGTCTTCCAAGTCTAGTAATTGTTCAAGTGGGCGTATCTTACAAACGCACCCGCTAGCTGACAGCGACACCTTAAATCAATTAACATCACACCGAGCTTCACACGTAACGTCGGCCCGAACCGGAGTAAGTTTTCAGCCTAGGCCGTCTCCAGGCGCTTAGTCTGCTTCCCAGAAACTGCGGCCTGACGGCGCCAGAGCAGAAGACCACCAAACGCCGTGAGCAAGAGCAGGCCCGACAATGGCAACGGCACAGCCGTCACGGTCAAACTGCTGAACGTTCCGGACAGACCGGAGCTCAGCGGGTTGCCAAAAAAGAACCCGCTATTTATGTCGAAAGCTGAAAGGCTCAATTGTGTCGGCAGACTGGTTGCCGAAACGGCGTCTGAATCCGAACTAATCAGACTGATACCCAGCGCACTGTGATTCGCTCCGACCGAAGCGCCGCCAACGTAAAGCAACGAACTAATCTCACCCAGCCAGTTATCCACGCTTGCGGTTCTAAGAACCGTATGCCGTCGAATTTGCGCTTCTTGACCGCCGAAGTTTGCGCTCATCCCGAGGATACCGCCGGTGAAACTTCCAACGCGGCTTGAAGCACGCGTGTCTCGCGTGTCCGATTCATAAGTAAGGCTGAAGGTCGCGGTGTCGCCAACCGTAATATTGTCATCCGCAAGCGCCGAAGACACGTGCTCAATTTCGCCAACGAAATCGATCTGATAAACGGCTGCTTCTGACTGAGATGCTTGAAAGCTCATCAATCCGACGGCGGCCGCAACTGCGTACAAAATTCTCACAAAAAACCCCCTTAGGCTTAACAATGCCGAAGTAGATACAACATATTGTTGACTTATACTTCCCCAAACACCGAAACATTCTCTCTAAATGGCTTCCAAAGCAAGTGAAACTTTGTTCGGACCTGTCTGGCTCAGCTCCTGATCCGGGTCCTGTACTAGCGGCCGCGCACCCATTCCCGGTTCGATCTTTTCAGCCGGACCACAAGGCTGACGCAGGAATATACCGCGAATCCAATGGGATCGGAGATCGCCAATCGTGAAAGCTCTTGCCAAGACAAGCGCCTTTTACCCTCATCTCTCAGCCTTGGACCAAATTGCTCAGAAAGTTCTTGCACACCTTCGTCCTGACGTTTTCGAACACGAACAAGATTCTGAAATCCCTCGATCATCGGCCAATGATATTTGGCAGGCACTTCGATTCGCTCTTCTGGATTGAATTGGCGGCGTGCATACGTGTCATCGGAGATTATATCAGGGAATTCGGCCCACCGCGCCCGGCCTGCCCGATTGACCCCGTAGAGGCCGGCCCCCACAGCACCGCCTGCGACAAACGGCAACTTGGCCCAAAATCGCCCGTACTGCCGGGTGACCCAACTGGATGCCGGCGCGACCCGCAAGCTGCCCGTGGCATATCGCGGCGCTTCTATGGACAACGCTTTGCGCAGTTGACCCAGAAGCGCGGGATCACAGCGGATATCTGCATCGTGATATACTATGAAGCACCCGGTCGCCGCCCTGTCCCCAACATTCAGCGCGTTGATCTTTCCTGGCTCATCGAGGTCGAGCACTGTCAGGGTCCAGTTCCGCGCAGAAAAAGCCGCCGTATGCTCGCGTGCAAGCGCAACGGTACGGTCGGTGCATGCATTTGCAATGACCAGAACCTCGACCGGGCCGGCGGCTGCATCCTGCGCAGCCAAAGCCTTTAGACAGTCGTCTATATAGGGTTCCTCATTGTTGGCCGGGATAATGACGCTGATGAGGTCGGGCTGATCGTCGCTCTGGGCCTGCTGTGCCATGTTTCGTAATTACCGAATACAAAGAAAGACAGTGTTGCCAAGGACTAGCCTCGTGCATCGCTGAAGGCCATGCTAAAAGTCCGGTCGATACAAAACACGTGGTGTTTTCGCGCCATTGGGGCGCGCTATGGACAAGGCCGGCTTGCTCAAAGAAGAATGAGACGACAGCGTCGGCATTGGCCGGCCCAGAACGCGAAACAGGACAATGCGGGACCTCATGCCTTTGGGCGATTTGAATGATCGGGACAATCCCATGACCTTCGTGAATGTGGCGACATGGCCGGAGTTGCTGGATGCTCTCGCAACGCGCCTTCGCGCCGGGCAAGGTTTTTCGGTGGCGACGCTCAATTTGGATCACGTGGTAAAGCTGCGTGACGATGTTCGGTTCCAGGAGGCATACCAACAGCAGACCTATGTCGTCGCGGATGGCAATCCTATCGTCTGGCTTCGGCGACTGATGCGTCAACCGGTGGAACTGATCCCGGGTTCGGAGCTGGTACACCCGCTGTGCGCGATGGCGGCGGAGATGAATGTGCCGGTAGCCCTTTTCGGGTCAACGGACGACACTCTATCCCGTGCGGCCGACAGTCTTGCCAATGTGCATAACGGCCTGCGCATTGTCTTGTGTATCTCGCCTCCCATGGGATTTGATCCGGACTCCACTGCCGCCGATGAGGCGCTGCAACAGGTCGCATCCAGCGGCGCCGGCCTGTGTTTCGTCGCGATGGGTGCACCCAAACAGGAGATACTCGCCGCCCGGGGATGCGACATCGCACCGAACTGCGGGTTCGTTTCGATCGGTGCAGGACTCGATTTCATCGCGGGCAGCCAGCGGCGTGCTCCGAAATGGGTCCAGCAGATCGCGATGGAGTGGTTGTGGCGCATGGCAAGCAATCCCGGCCGCCTGGCTCGGCGCTACGGCGCCTGTGTCGCGATCCTTCCCGGCCTCGCCTGGAAGGCCTTAAGCGCTGCTTCCGGCAACAACCCGAAATAGAAGCGCTTGTCGCCACCATGCTTAACCCCTTGTCTCAGGGGAGACGCAGCGCATCAGTCGAGACTGCGCGCGACTGGCTTCTGACCGAGAAGGGCCTGCACGACCCGCTCTTTCTTTGATCGCGGTGGCAGGACCTGCGCGTTCTCGACAAAAAACGCACCCTGCAAATCACGCTCATCCAACAGGGCGAGCGTGACGCCCCACTGGGCCGCCTTCTCTGGCGGCAGTCCGTCGGGCAGGCCCATATCGGTCTGCAGCGCGCCCGGCACCCAGTCGGTAAAAACGATGTTGGGAAACCGGTCGCCGAGTTCGGCGACGAGAGCTTTGGTCAGCACCCTCTGCGCGCCTTTCGAAACCGAATAGGCTGCGGCAAAAGGGATCGGGGCCTGATCCGCGAAAGTAACCACATTTATCACACGACCGAACCCGAGGTCCATCATCAAGGGCAGCACGTTGTGACAGGCGGAGAAGCTGCCGCCGAGGTTGACATTGACCGTGTCCATGAAGCTGTCCGGCGTTTCGTCAAGGATATCGCGGCGCGGATAGACGGCGGCATTGTTGATCAAAATCGTGACAGGGCCGAGCTCATTCTTGATCCGCGCGAAGGCCGCTTCGACTTGTTCAGGGTCGGCTATATTTGCGGTCACCGGAAGAAAGCGGCCGTCGCTTTCGGAGGCAAGGCCCGACAGCGCGTCGGTCGACCTGACGATCCCCGCCACCCGCATGCCACGGTCAAGAAAGGCTTTGACCAACTCCAGTCCCAAGCCCCGGCTTGCGCCGGTCACGACAGCTACACCATCGCGCAGCGCAGTTACGGCTTCAGTCATTTTGCTGATTTGCCTCCTTCAGACGGTCGGATACGATTTCAGCGACGCGCAGCGCATTCGCCCCGATCGTCAGGCTCGGATTCACGCCGGTCGAGGTCGGCATAAAGGACGCATCCGCAACATACAGATTTGCAAGATCGTGGGATCGGCAGGACCGGTCGAGAACGGATGATTTCGGATCGTCGCCGAAGCGCAGCGTTCCCATCGGATGACCGTAGTTGATCTGTGTCCCCTTTGTGAGATGGAAAAGACGCATGCCTTTCATCGCCTTGCGGATCGCTGACCGATAAAGGCGCCGGCGGCGATGCAGTTCCTCGGGAATCTCGTAGTGGAAAACTGGAACATCGGGATCATCCGGATCGAAAATAACGCGGTTCTCGTAGAGGGGCAGGTCTTCGACCATTCCGGCAAATATCTTGGCATTGCCGAAGTATCTGCAGGCAAGCGCAGCCAGCACGTTCAGACCGTTTCGCACAAGTTTGAGCTTCGGAAGGCGCGAGCGCTCGTAGATCTGCTTGATATGCATGGCGATGATACCGTAGGTCGCGTCGACACCGAGCGATTGTACCATACCGAACCGGTCGCCATCGCGAGAGTAGAGATCGCGAAAGGCAATAGATTTTGAGGGACCGTCGCCCGGAACCGTCTTTTTCGGCCAGATCGCGAAGTACTCGTCCAAGTGAAACATTAGTCCTCGCCCCACCCAGCCGCTGGAATTAGCGATAGGATTTTTCGACGCCGCCGCCGATGCCAGCAGCAGTCGAGGCGAATTCAATGCGCCCGCGGCGAGGATATAGATCCGGGCCCGGAGATGTAGTCGTACCCCCTGTCGGTCGCAGACAAGTCTTGAAACATACCCGTTCTCTTCTTGGATCTCACGCACATCGCACAGGTCCAGAATCTCCGCCAGGCCGGTTTCCAGGGCCGGTTCGACACCGGCAGACCGGCCATCCTTCTTGCAAGGTTTCGGACACTTCCTGCCGACGCATTGCAGGCATCCTTCAACATTCCCGATCGCGGAGTGCAGGCGGTAAGGATGCAACCCGCAGTCGCGGAAGCTTGCCAAAAGGTTTCCATCGCCCTCTGAGAATGGCGGTGGCGGCGCAAGCGGACCCGGATCCTCCCGCGACAACGGATCAGGCGTGCCGGAGATCCCAAGCAGGCGTTGAGCGTCTTCGTAGTAAGGCTGGAACGCGTCGTAGCCCACCGGCCAGCCACCGGTCGGATGTGGATGACCAGGCGTCGCCTCAAGATCGTGACGCTCCGGTCGCTCCAGCGACCCGGCGTAAAACACCGACGACCCCCCAACTCCGGCACCGATCGGCGCATAGAAATTCAGCGTCCGCCCTTCTACAATGGCTCGCACCGGGACAGGCCAGTACCCGCGCACAAGTCTCGCCGCAGGATCGGTCACGTCGTCGGCAAGTCCCTGGCCTTCGTGACGATGACCCTTGGGCCCTTTCTCGACAAAGAGCACGCGGTGGCCACTCTCTGCCAAGCGCCGGCCGACAAGACCACCGCCCATGCCGGCCCCAATTACGATAACATCCCAAACCCGGTTTTCGGCATCCAGCGTCTGCATAACTGACCTTCAGGAGCGGCTTTGGGACACGTGGCCCGCAGTTGGACCGTGACCGGGTATGAAACGCGGCAGGGGCTTGAGAACGGCCCCGAGACTGTCCTGCAAGCGCGCCTCGGCTGCGGCAATGTCTTCACCAGATTGAATCGGAGTAATCAGACGAACGATGGCGCTGTCGTTTCGACCATGCCGAACCTTGCTTTGCAGAAGGCGAAGCTTGGCGTCAAAAACCGATGCTGTGCGCAAGCCCTGCTGGTCATACCAGTAATAGACCAACATACGTTCCAGTCCCTTCTGGATGATCGCCCTGTTCAGTGTGAAAGACGCTGCGCTGTCGCCGGTGTCGATCGGGGCCGCGATGCTGTTCAGGCTCGCGATTTCCCAGCCACCACCGGGCAGGCAAACCTCAGGTGAGTGCACCCCGCCGCGATTCTGGTTCTCATACCATGCGATAAAAAGCTCAACCGGAACAGAGTGCCCTGCCCGTTCCAGCCGCACAGAGAGATAATCGTCCGCGGCCAGAACAGCCTCGGTTTCGGGATCCAAGCCGGACTGCGGCCCGCGACGCCAGCCCTCAAGCTCCTTTGGAAAAATCATGAACGGATCCCGTTCCGCAATAACGGTCGGACGGGCGGGCAGGCTTTCCGAAAAGAGCGCGCATACGGCCGTCAACAGTCCGGCGCTGATCAGGGCGGCAGAAGGATGGAGGAACTTAGCTCGCGTGACCTGCGTCCAGAGACCGTTGGTTTCAAGGTCCAGCGCGTCGACCAGACGTCGGCGCTGTGGATGCAGGCGTACCAGCATGGCGGCAAGCACGAAGAGCAGCAGCACACAGGACATGAAGATCACCCAGCCCTCGAAGAAATGCGCGAAGCCTTCGACGTGAGCGACCCCGTACTCGTTCACGACTACCGCAGCAATCGCAATGCGCAGCGCATTCATGAAGATCGTGATCGGCGCGGCCGCAAGCAAAAGCACAGCCTTGTGCCAAAACGGCCCCCGGTAGAGGACCGCAAAGATATAGGAAAAGCTGAGGATCGGAAAAAGATAGCGCAGTCCGGAACACGCCTCTGCGACGTGTAGCTTGTACACCCCGAGATCGATGATGTTGCCGTCCAGAAAGACCGAAATGTCCAGAAGCCGTACGAAAAAGACGCCGAGTTCGGACGAGATGCTCTGCAGATAGGTCGAGACCGCATAATAGAGCGCACCCGGCAACGGCAGCATGAAAACCAGATGAAGGACCGAGGGCCAGAATTGCTTGCCGGTGTCCCAGCCGAAACAGATCAGGATTATCGCCCCTATCCATAGGATCAGCCCGTACGCGACGATGTCATCGATATCGATCAGACGGCCAACCGCTCCAAAAGCCAGCGCCACCACCAAGAGAATGACGCCCGGCCAGACCCGGTCGGAAGGCCCGGCTTGTGTCGGAACGGATTTGAGATGTTGCAGGAACAGAAGCGCTGACAAGATCGGGATCAGTGGCCCATGGCTGTATTCCGGAAGCTGCCAGACCTCGATAAGTCCGGCAATGCCATTCCAGAAAAACGCCACCGTTGCGAGTGTGGCGAAAACCAGCCAAATGCCCCCCCACTTCGGCGAGTCCGTGTCGGATGTCACGTCATGCCGCGCCGCCGGTATCTCCGTCATGTGAAATTGCACTCGCTGGTCTCAAAAGCATGGCCGCACTCGGCGGGAAAAGTTACAGGCGCATACTAGTAAGATTTTGCATTGAAAAGCGACAAAAAAATCGGGCGACCCGCCGCATCGACAGCGTCGGATTTGCACAGATCCGGTTTGCGTGATCCGCTTCAGGCCGTACGGCGTTTCGTGTACACCGTCGCGCCTGCCTTCTCTTCCGAAGCGCCGGCCCTTTGAAAACCGCAACGTGCGAGCGCCCTTGCAGAGGCGGTGTTGCCATTATCGACGACCGCAAAGATTTCGTTCAGAACTGGGTATTGCAGGAATGCCTGCTCGGAGAACCGTGCAATCGCCTCTTTGGCGATGCCGCGGCGCCAATAGCGTCTTCCGACCCAGTAGCTGAGTTCGGCCGTACCGGCTCTGTCCCTCGCAACTTCCTTGTCAAAGGCCAACCGCACCTGTCCGACCGCGTTGCCGTCGAATTCGACCGCGCGGACATCGTGGTGCTGACCTTCAATGGATATGTCAATCAGGGTCCGGGCTGCCTCGGCGTCGAGAGGGTCTGGATAATCCTCGGGAAGGTGAGCCCAGATTTCAGGATCGTCCAGGAGCGCCCTGTAGACCGGCAAGTCTTCCTGCCGCCAACGGCGGAATGTACATGCGGTGGATCCCACGACGGATGCGGGCTGCTTATCCCGAGTTGCACGGACGGTCATCAACGACCCTTCGGCTTCCTCAC is part of the Roseovarius sp. THAF9 genome and encodes:
- a CDS encoding sugar transferase, which codes for MTVKFESTFVPKGIGPGKGLVVRSFEGRVGFYSHFFKRVFDVLLVGLSLPIVVPLIALFALAVALDGRNPFYWQPRIGKNGRIFFMMKLRTMVPHADATLEAYLASNPDARLEWDIKQKLTHDPRITRIGHALRKSSMDELPQLWNVLKGDMSLVGPRPMMTGQDQLYPRMDIYTRMRPGITGLWQVSDRNHCTFADRAKFDIAYLDAMSFKTDIHLLMRTVGVVFRATGC
- a CDS encoding glycosyltransferase family 2 protein; protein product: MAQQAQSDDQPDLISVIIPANNEEPYIDDCLKALAAQDAAAGPVEVLVIANACTDRTVALAREHTAAFSARNWTLTVLDLDEPGKINALNVGDRAATGCFIVYHDADIRCDPALLGQLRKALSIEAPRYATGSLRVAPASSWVTRQYGRFWAKLPFVAGGAVGAGLYGVNRAGRARWAEFPDIISDDTYARRQFNPEERIEVPAKYHWPMIEGFQNLVRVRKRQDEGVQELSEQFGPRLRDEGKRRLSWQELSRLAISDPIGFAVYSCVSLVVRLKRSNREWVRGR
- a CDS encoding WecB/TagA/CpsF family glycosyltransferase, with product MTFVNVATWPELLDALATRLRAGQGFSVATLNLDHVVKLRDDVRFQEAYQQQTYVVADGNPIVWLRRLMRQPVELIPGSELVHPLCAMAAEMNVPVALFGSTDDTLSRAADSLANVHNGLRIVLCISPPMGFDPDSTAADEALQQVASSGAGLCFVAMGAPKQEILAARGCDIAPNCGFVSIGAGLDFIAGSQRRAPKWVQQIAMEWLWRMASNPGRLARRYGACVAILPGLAWKALSAASGNNPK
- a CDS encoding SDR family oxidoreductase, whose protein sequence is MTEAVTALRDGVAVVTGASRGLGLELVKAFLDRGMRVAGIVRSTDALSGLASESDGRFLPVTANIADPEQVEAAFARIKNELGPVTILINNAAVYPRRDILDETPDSFMDTVNVNLGGSFSACHNVLPLMMDLGFGRVINVVTFADQAPIPFAAAYSVSKGAQRVLTKALVAELGDRFPNIVFTDWVPGALQTDMGLPDGLPPEKAAQWGVTLALLDERDLQGAFFVENAQVLPPRSKKERVVQALLGQKPVARSLD
- a CDS encoding GMC oxidoreductase, with translation MQTLDAENRVWDVIVIGAGMGGGLVGRRLAESGHRVLFVEKGPKGHRHEGQGLADDVTDPAARLVRGYWPVPVRAIVEGRTLNFYAPIGAGVGGSSVFYAGSLERPERHDLEATPGHPHPTGGWPVGYDAFQPYYEDAQRLLGISGTPDPLSREDPGPLAPPPPFSEGDGNLLASFRDCGLHPYRLHSAIGNVEGCLQCVGRKCPKPCKKDGRSAGVEPALETGLAEILDLCDVREIQEENGYVSRLVCDRQGVRLHLRARIYILAAGALNSPRLLLASAAASKNPIANSSGWVGRGLMFHLDEYFAIWPKKTVPGDGPSKSIAFRDLYSRDGDRFGMVQSLGVDATYGIIAMHIKQIYERSRLPKLKLVRNGLNVLAALACRYFGNAKIFAGMVEDLPLYENRVIFDPDDPDVPVFHYEIPEELHRRRRLYRSAIRKAMKGMRLFHLTKGTQINYGHPMGTLRFGDDPKSSVLDRSCRSHDLANLYVADASFMPTSTGVNPSLTIGANALRVAEIVSDRLKEANQQND
- the xrtD gene encoding VPLPA-CTERM-specific exosortase XrtD, which gives rise to MAFFWNGIAGLIEVWQLPEYSHGPLIPILSALLFLQHLKSVPTQAGPSDRVWPGVILLVVALAFGAVGRLIDIDDIVAYGLILWIGAIILICFGWDTGKQFWPSVLHLVFMLPLPGALYYAVSTYLQSISSELGVFFVRLLDISVFLDGNIIDLGVYKLHVAEACSGLRYLFPILSFSYIFAVLYRGPFWHKAVLLLAAAPITIFMNALRIAIAAVVVNEYGVAHVEGFAHFFEGWVIFMSCVLLLFVLAAMLVRLHPQRRRLVDALDLETNGLWTQVTRAKFLHPSAALISAGLLTAVCALFSESLPARPTVIAERDPFMIFPKELEGWRRGPQSGLDPETEAVLAADDYLSVRLERAGHSVPVELFIAWYENQNRGGVHSPEVCLPGGGWEIASLNSIAAPIDTGDSAASFTLNRAIIQKGLERMLVYYWYDQQGLRTASVFDAKLRLLQSKVRHGRNDSAIVRLITPIQSGEDIAAAEARLQDSLGAVLKPLPRFIPGHGPTAGHVSQSRS
- a CDS encoding GNAT family N-acetyltransferase translates to MIKNEVKSHQVLHGKSFNPHRRRFDGTLSQNELAFCRQNAIAVAFDPVQQGWVTLDCEEAEGSLMTVRATRDKQPASVVGSTACTFRRWRQEDLPVYRALLDDPEIWAHLPEDYPDPLDAEAARTLIDISIEGQHHDVRAVEFDGNAVGQVRLAFDKEVARDRAGTAELSYWVGRRYWRRGIAKEAIARFSEQAFLQYPVLNEIFAVVDNGNTASARALARCGFQRAGASEEKAGATVYTKRRTA